A stretch of the Luteimonas sp. JM171 genome encodes the following:
- a CDS encoding general secretion pathway protein GspN encodes MRIDQAGPRTWLLAAVALWAVVTWVLAAAGLGGRVEALPEDPALLQPLPQGGGAGGERLGPPGQYPAIVERALFAPDRRHRPFLLDPGEGGEGGAPDGFDVVLTSVLITPGLEMAIVQREDGEAVSFRVGETARQAPGWRLVSVQPRAATFAGPEGERVLELRVYDGVGGQPPTPVTGTDGGADARAVADDDGAPRRRAADDASSDTIRESAPAAEEVTPAQQAEAIRRRIEERRARLREQRQQAPAAAQENP; translated from the coding sequence ATGCGGATTGACCAGGCCGGCCCCCGCACCTGGCTGCTCGCCGCGGTGGCGCTGTGGGCGGTGGTGACGTGGGTCCTTGCCGCCGCCGGCCTGGGAGGGCGGGTGGAGGCCCTCCCGGAGGATCCCGCGCTGCTGCAGCCGCTGCCCCAGGGGGGCGGCGCGGGCGGCGAGCGGCTCGGCCCGCCCGGCCAATACCCGGCGATCGTGGAGCGGGCGCTGTTCGCACCCGACCGCCGCCACCGCCCGTTCCTGCTCGATCCCGGCGAGGGCGGCGAAGGCGGGGCGCCGGACGGATTTGACGTGGTCCTGACCAGCGTCCTGATCACCCCCGGGCTGGAGATGGCGATCGTGCAGCGCGAAGACGGCGAGGCGGTGTCCTTCCGCGTCGGCGAGACGGCGCGCCAGGCGCCCGGCTGGCGCCTGGTGTCGGTGCAGCCCCGGGCCGCGACCTTCGCCGGCCCGGAGGGCGAACGCGTGCTCGAGCTCAGGGTGTATGACGGGGTGGGGGGGCAGCCGCCCACGCCTGTGACGGGGACCGACGGCGGCGCCGATGCGCGAGCCGTCGCGGACGATGACGGCGCGCCCCGGCGCCGCGCCGCGGACGATGCGTCCAGCGACACCATCCGCGAATCCGCCCCGGCGGCCGAGGAGGTCACGCCGGCGCAGCAGGCCGAGGCGATCCGGCGCAGGATCGAGGAGCGACGCGCCCGCCTGCGCGAGCAGCGACAGCAGGCGCCGGCAGCGGCGCAGGAGAACCCTTAG
- the gspM gene encoding type II secretion system protein GspM, with the protein MRSAIPDRERWLALGLLLLALAAAYLVLVHPWWTRPMLELDARIEALQQRDLRARMALAQQPQVRERLAELEARAAREPGFMAESSPERAAAALVQRLETTVAQASPGNRSCAIINRSPMTETREQRFPRAVVGVRLRCGNAELASVLHALESGAPRLFVENLNLLAQQSFADAAASGQGLGLDVSFDLVGYVRPSPEGVADAD; encoded by the coding sequence ATGCGCAGCGCGATCCCTGACCGCGAGCGCTGGCTTGCGCTGGGCCTGCTCCTGCTGGCCCTGGCCGCCGCCTACCTGGTGCTGGTGCACCCGTGGTGGACGCGGCCGATGCTGGAGCTGGACGCGCGCATCGAGGCCTTGCAGCAGCGCGACCTGCGGGCCCGGATGGCGCTGGCGCAGCAGCCGCAGGTGCGCGAGCGGCTGGCGGAACTGGAGGCGCGGGCGGCCCGCGAACCCGGTTTCATGGCCGAGTCCAGCCCCGAGCGCGCCGCCGCAGCGCTGGTGCAGCGCCTGGAAACCACCGTTGCCCAGGCCAGCCCGGGCAATCGCAGCTGCGCCATCATCAACCGCTCGCCGATGACCGAAACCCGGGAACAGCGCTTCCCGCGCGCGGTGGTCGGCGTGCGCCTGCGCTGCGGCAACGCCGAGCTGGCAAGCGTGCTGCACGCCCTGGAAAGCGGTGCGCCACGCCTGTTCGTGGAGAACCTCAACCTGCTGGCGCAGCAGTCCTTCGCCGACGCGGCGGCGTCCGGGCAGGGGCTGGGCCTGGACGTCAGCTTCGACCTGGTCGGCTACGTGCGCCCGTCGCCGGAAGGAGTGGCCGATGCGGATTGA
- a CDS encoding PilN domain-containing protein, translated as MTSEADIAARKPLRERLGGMAGGRLAPGVGGFWRWWGRALASWLPARVRALLELDGRRLLLRRQAGGLDVALERSGQARRLARLPGPVAETPEDPLQGLLPSAIAALPRWLVLPADAALRRPMVVPAAAAERLHDVLGFEIDRQTPFSAADVRHAARVTGRRPDGQLEAELVVVPRAVCDAAVAAVGGPAAGLAGVDLDDAAGDPLGINLLPPAVRHRRADPWARWNLALAALSLVALASAMWMVLDNRRDAADAFEQASRQRIAQAREASNQRRQVADHIEGMAYLASLRAARPTMVEVLDELSRRLPEHSFLEKLSVEEGRLLLIGQSTEASALVRELGESALWREPALAGALQPDPRSRRDRFTLAAELVVADDDAGPPASGGADAQRDP; from the coding sequence ATGACGAGCGAGGCCGACATCGCTGCACGCAAGCCGCTGCGCGAGCGCCTGGGCGGGATGGCTGGCGGCCGTCTCGCCCCGGGGGTAGGGGGGTTCTGGCGCTGGTGGGGCCGGGCCCTGGCGAGCTGGCTGCCGGCGCGCGTGCGCGCCCTGCTGGAACTTGATGGCCGGCGCCTGCTCCTGCGCCGGCAGGCCGGCGGCCTGGACGTGGCGCTTGAGCGCAGCGGCCAGGCCCGCCGCCTGGCGCGGCTGCCCGGACCGGTGGCAGAGACGCCGGAGGATCCGCTGCAGGGCCTCCTGCCGTCGGCCATCGCGGCCCTGCCCCGCTGGCTGGTGCTGCCTGCCGATGCGGCCCTGCGGCGCCCGATGGTGGTTCCGGCCGCGGCTGCCGAGCGGCTGCACGACGTGCTCGGGTTCGAGATCGACCGGCAAACGCCGTTCTCCGCCGCCGACGTCCGCCACGCCGCCCGCGTCACCGGCCGCCGGCCCGATGGCCAGCTTGAGGCCGAACTGGTCGTGGTTCCGCGGGCAGTGTGCGATGCGGCAGTCGCCGCCGTGGGCGGCCCGGCCGCGGGCCTGGCCGGCGTCGACCTCGATGACGCGGCAGGCGATCCGCTGGGCATCAACCTGCTGCCGCCGGCCGTGCGCCATCGCCGCGCCGACCCCTGGGCACGTTGGAACCTGGCCCTGGCGGCACTGTCGCTGGTGGCGCTGGCCAGCGCGATGTGGATGGTGCTCGACAACCGCCGCGATGCCGCCGACGCCTTTGAGCAAGCTTCGCGGCAGCGCATCGCCCAGGCGCGCGAGGCGTCCAACCAGCGCCGCCAGGTGGCCGACCATATCGAGGGCATGGCGTACCTGGCGTCGCTGCGAGCGGCGCGTCCGACGATGGTGGAAGTGCTCGATGAGCTCAGCCGCCGGCTGCCGGAGCATTCATTCCTCGAGAAGCTTTCGGTCGAGGAGGGCCGCCTGCTGTTGATCGGCCAGAGCACCGAGGCCTCGGCGCTGGTGCGCGAGCTCGGCGAATCTGCCCTGTGGCGCGAGCCGGCGCTGGCGGGCGCGCTGCAGCCCGATCCCCGCAGCCGGCGCGACCGGTTCACGCTGGCCGCGGAACTGGTGGTGGCCGATGACGATGCCGGTCCGCCCGCTTCTGGAGGCGCCGATGCGCAGCGCGATCCCTGA
- a CDS encoding type II secretion system protein GspK — translation MSRRRCRDQQRGAALLLVLWLIVLLTALVGAFALTARIEQIQGRVLSHAVVGDQAARAGLEYALLRLRDADPQSRWIADGRPYDWSFGGVAVQVRIVDETGKVDLNVAEHGLLADLLEALGTEPADAARLAGAIIDWRDPDDLGQAVGAAEDPQYAAAGLPYGAKDAPFEAVSELELVLGMPPGLPARMAPHVTVHTGRALPDPNYAGSVVLQAAGIDPGPVLAARQAEAGATAPVVVGAAGTGTYSIESRAWLPDGRQSLLRAVVRAGGVLPGAAYTALRWQEGAVAAEGG, via the coding sequence ATGAGCCGCCGGCGCTGCAGGGATCAACAGCGTGGCGCGGCGCTGCTGTTGGTGCTGTGGCTGATCGTGCTCCTCACTGCGCTGGTGGGTGCGTTTGCGCTCACCGCGCGCATCGAGCAGATCCAGGGCCGGGTGTTGTCGCACGCGGTGGTTGGCGACCAGGCCGCGCGCGCCGGGCTGGAATATGCGCTGCTCCGGCTGCGCGACGCCGATCCCCAGAGCCGCTGGATCGCCGACGGACGTCCCTACGACTGGAGCTTCGGCGGCGTCGCCGTGCAGGTGCGGATCGTTGATGAAACCGGCAAGGTGGATCTCAACGTCGCCGAACACGGCTTGCTCGCCGACCTGCTCGAAGCACTGGGTACCGAGCCCGCGGACGCCGCGCGCCTGGCCGGGGCCATCATCGACTGGCGTGATCCCGACGACCTGGGCCAGGCCGTTGGCGCAGCCGAGGACCCGCAGTACGCGGCCGCGGGGCTGCCCTATGGCGCAAAGGATGCGCCCTTCGAGGCGGTGTCGGAGCTGGAGCTCGTGCTGGGCATGCCGCCCGGCCTCCCGGCACGCATGGCCCCGCATGTCACCGTGCACACGGGCAGGGCGCTGCCCGATCCCAACTACGCCGGCAGCGTGGTGCTGCAGGCCGCCGGGATCGACCCCGGCCCGGTGCTGGCGGCCCGCCAGGCCGAGGCGGGAGCAACAGCCCCCGTGGTCGTGGGCGCCGCGGGCACCGGCACCTACAGCATCGAAAGCCGCGCGTGGCTGCCCGATGGCCGTCAGTCGCTCCTGCGCGCGGTCGTGCGTGCCGGCGGCGTGCTGCCGGGTGCCGCGTATACCGCGCTGCGATGGCAGGAGGGCGCGGTGGCCGCCGAGGGTGGATGA
- a CDS encoding prepilin-type N-terminal cleavage/methylation domain-containing protein, with amino-acid sequence MAGRVGPDAAPLQRRTLRGFTLIEVLVATALLAAGLTLAFATLRAATATVERGEEMARQAERIRAVEGFLRRRLASAHPFAFEVDERTGEPLRFTGEADRMQFVSDLPPYLGHGGPALHDLAVVRDRDGLRLEVSFATVLAGQTWREEPPRPPEPLADGLGSVRLSYRGIDREGALTGWLSQWPDSSQLPLQVRIEIEGEREGPWPPLVVSLVQGQGRLDGAFPELAQ; translated from the coding sequence ATGGCGGGTCGCGTCGGTCCTGACGCTGCTCCGCTGCAGCGCCGGACGCTGCGGGGCTTCACCCTGATCGAGGTGCTGGTGGCCACCGCCCTGCTCGCGGCAGGACTGACGCTGGCCTTCGCCACCCTGCGCGCGGCCACGGCCACGGTCGAGCGGGGCGAGGAAATGGCACGCCAGGCCGAGCGCATCCGGGCGGTGGAAGGCTTCCTCCGCCGCCGGCTGGCATCCGCGCACCCGTTTGCATTCGAGGTGGACGAGCGCACCGGTGAGCCGCTGCGCTTCACCGGCGAAGCCGACCGCATGCAATTTGTCAGTGACCTGCCGCCGTACCTGGGGCATGGCGGGCCGGCGCTGCACGATCTGGCCGTGGTTCGCGACCGGGATGGCCTGCGCCTGGAGGTTTCGTTTGCCACCGTCCTGGCCGGCCAGACCTGGCGCGAGGAGCCGCCCCGCCCGCCGGAGCCGCTGGCCGATGGGTTGGGCAGCGTGCGCCTGAGCTATCGCGGGATCGATCGCGAGGGCGCGCTGACCGGCTGGCTCAGCCAGTGGCCCGATTCCTCCCAGCTGCCGCTGCAGGTGCGCATCGAGATCGAAGGCGAGCGCGAAGGCCCATGGCCGCCGCTGGTGGTCTCGCTGGTGCAGGGGCAGGGCCGCCTCGACGGGGCGTTCCCGGAGCTGGCGCAATGA
- a CDS encoding prepilin-type N-terminal cleavage/methylation domain-containing protein, whose translation MRARRRSARHARGYTLIEVLVAFAVLALALTVLLGTLSGATRQVRWSDDSGRAALHARSLLAQAGVGEVLEAGRREGELDAGRYRWQLDVAPWEDPQQAAGPLADPFGPRLMALRLTVEWGEGGPRERLQVESLRLVETGRGP comes from the coding sequence ATGAGGGCGCGCCGGCGGAGCGCGCGCCACGCGCGGGGCTATACGCTGATCGAAGTGCTGGTGGCGTTCGCCGTGCTTGCGCTGGCGCTCACGGTGCTGCTGGGCACGCTGTCGGGGGCAACGCGCCAGGTCCGCTGGTCGGACGATTCCGGCCGCGCCGCGCTGCATGCCCGTTCGCTGCTCGCCCAGGCCGGGGTGGGCGAGGTGCTCGAAGCCGGCCGCCGCGAGGGGGAGCTGGACGCCGGCCGCTATCGCTGGCAGCTGGATGTCGCGCCCTGGGAGGATCCACAGCAGGCAGCGGGGCCGCTGGCCGACCCCTTCGGCCCGCGGTTGATGGCGCTGCGCCTGACCGTGGAATGGGGCGAGGGCGGGCCGCGGGAGCGCCTGCAGGTCGAGTCGCTGCGCCTGGTCGAGACCGGGCGCGGCCCGTAG
- a CDS encoding GspH/FimT family pseudopilin, producing MRTSGSSSRRSRAGRGFSLIEVLVVVGLIAIAGVLSAGILGGGMERMQIRSAAKEIAANLRFTRAHALATGTPQQFRLDPAARSWQAPRDRSGTIPERLAVEFTGAREMQQREDEGVIVFFDDGASSGGRVRLEAGDARWDIDVAWLTGEVRIHRGGR from the coding sequence ATGCGGACATCGGGATCCAGCAGTAGGCGCAGCCGCGCCGGGCGCGGCTTTTCCCTCATCGAGGTGCTGGTGGTGGTGGGGCTCATTGCCATCGCCGGCGTGCTCTCGGCCGGGATCCTTGGCGGCGGTATGGAGCGCATGCAGATCCGTTCGGCGGCGAAGGAAATCGCGGCGAACCTGCGTTTCACCCGCGCCCACGCGCTGGCCACCGGGACGCCGCAGCAGTTCCGGCTCGATCCGGCCGCGCGCTCCTGGCAGGCACCGCGCGATCGGAGCGGCACGATCCCCGAACGGCTCGCGGTCGAGTTTACCGGTGCGCGGGAGATGCAGCAGCGCGAGGACGAAGGCGTCATCGTGTTCTTCGATGACGGCGCATCATCCGGCGGCCGGGTCCGGCTGGAGGCGGGGGATGCGCGCTGGGACATCGACGTGGCCTGGCTGACCGGAGAAGTGCGGATCCACCGGGGTGGGCGATGA
- the gspG gene encoding type II secretion system major pseudopilin GspG, producing the protein MNRTRSYRRLPSRQRGFSLIEIIVVVVLIGGIVAFAASRILGGGDRARVNLAQAQVQTLAGKVENYEMDTGTLPERLSDLVVQPSGVSGWLGPYATEGELTDPWNTPFEFRVPGDGRRFDIVSYGADRQPGGESVNADIGIQQ; encoded by the coding sequence ATGAACAGAACCCGCAGTTACCGGCGCCTGCCCTCGAGGCAGCGCGGCTTCAGTCTCATCGAGATCATCGTGGTGGTGGTGCTGATCGGCGGCATCGTCGCCTTCGCCGCCAGCCGCATCCTGGGCGGCGGCGACCGTGCCCGGGTCAACCTGGCGCAGGCCCAGGTGCAGACCCTGGCCGGCAAGGTCGAGAACTACGAGATGGACACCGGCACGCTCCCCGAGCGCCTTTCCGACCTGGTGGTGCAGCCGTCGGGCGTGAGCGGCTGGCTGGGCCCGTATGCGACGGAGGGCGAGCTGACCGATCCCTGGAATACGCCGTTCGAGTTCCGCGTGCCGGGCGACGGCCGCCGCTTCGACATCGTCAGCTACGGTGCCGACCGGCAGCCGGGAGGCGAGAGCGTGAATGCGGACATCGGGATCCAGCAGTAG
- a CDS encoding type II secretion system F family protein translates to MALFRYKALDARGEPLDGEMEAASEAEVVLRLQEQGHLPVEARPAAEGGGARNWRTLLKPKPFAGQRLVQFTQQLATLLKAGQPLDRALTILLDLPEDEAARRTITDIREAVRGGSPLSQALERQHGTFSRLYVNMVRAGEAGGTLQETLQRLAEYLERSRALRGKVINALIYPAILVVMVGLSLLFLLGYVVPQFAGMYESLDAELPFFTRLVLGVGELVRDWWLLLLAVPLLALLWFDRRLRDPQFRAGFDEWILGTRLAGSLVARLETARLARTLGTLLRNGVPLLSALAISRNVLANRALAADVDAAAEEVKGGAGLAPALGRGGRFPRLALQMIQVGEESGALDAMLLRTADTFEQQTAQAMDRMLAALVPAVTLILAAVVMVVILAVLVPIYDLTNVIG, encoded by the coding sequence ATGGCCCTGTTCCGCTACAAGGCGCTCGATGCGCGTGGAGAACCGCTGGACGGCGAGATGGAAGCCGCCAGCGAAGCCGAGGTGGTGCTGCGCCTGCAGGAGCAGGGCCACCTGCCGGTGGAGGCGCGCCCGGCGGCGGAAGGCGGCGGCGCGCGCAACTGGCGGACCCTGCTCAAGCCCAAGCCGTTCGCCGGACAGCGCCTGGTGCAGTTCACCCAGCAGCTGGCAACCCTGCTCAAGGCCGGCCAGCCGCTGGACCGCGCACTGACCATCCTGCTCGACCTGCCGGAGGACGAGGCCGCCAGGCGCACCATCACCGACATCCGCGAAGCGGTGCGCGGCGGCAGCCCGCTGTCGCAGGCGCTCGAGCGCCAGCACGGCACGTTCTCGCGCCTGTACGTGAACATGGTCCGTGCCGGTGAGGCGGGAGGCACGCTGCAGGAGACGCTGCAGCGGCTGGCCGAATACCTCGAGCGCAGCCGGGCGCTGCGCGGCAAGGTCATCAACGCGCTCATCTATCCCGCCATCCTGGTGGTGATGGTGGGGCTGTCGCTGCTGTTCCTGCTGGGTTACGTGGTGCCGCAGTTCGCCGGCATGTACGAGAGCCTGGACGCGGAGCTGCCGTTCTTCACCCGCCTGGTGCTGGGCGTGGGCGAGCTGGTGCGCGACTGGTGGCTGCTGCTTCTGGCGGTGCCGCTGCTGGCGCTGCTGTGGTTCGACCGGCGGCTGCGCGATCCGCAGTTCCGGGCCGGCTTCGATGAATGGATCCTGGGCACCAGGTTGGCTGGTTCACTGGTGGCGCGGCTGGAAACCGCGCGCCTGGCGCGCACCCTGGGGACGCTGCTGCGCAACGGCGTGCCGCTGCTGTCGGCGCTGGCCATCAGCCGCAACGTGCTCGCCAACCGGGCGCTGGCGGCGGACGTGGATGCGGCGGCCGAGGAAGTGAAGGGCGGCGCCGGGCTGGCGCCGGCGCTCGGGCGCGGCGGTCGATTCCCGCGGCTGGCGCTGCAGATGATCCAGGTGGGCGAGGAATCCGGCGCGCTGGACGCCATGCTGCTGCGCACCGCCGATACCTTCGAACAGCAGACCGCACAGGCCATGGACCGCATGCTGGCCGCGTTGGTGCCCGCGGTTACCCTGATCCTCGCCGCCGTGGTGATGGTGGTCATCCTGGCGGTGCTGGTCCCGATCTACGATCTCACCAATGTCATAGGTTGA
- the gspE gene encoding type II secretion system ATPase GspE — protein sequence MLADGTDSQDAPAAEERVVAALLEKGRLKEPDLARARRLHAETGGSLLGLLGRLGLVSERDHAETCAEVLGLRLLAARQVPDNPPELIDDARPLSARFLRQFHLCPLGEARGRILVWMADPFDSYARDAVKLATGLEVQPLVGLRSAIDDLIERWHGQGRSAMGAIVESVDGDGGDMDDVEHLRDLASEAPVIRLVNLVIQRAVELRASDVHIEPFENRLKVRYRIDGVLNEGESPPANLTAAVISRIKIMARLNIAERRLPQDGRIMLRVQGKELDLRVSTVPTAHGESVVMRLLDRETVVFDFERLGFTGQFLPQFQKVLEQPHGILLVTGPTGSGKTTTLYTALSKLNTPDVKIITVEDPVEYQIEGINQIQAKPQIGLDFANALRSIVRQDPDIIMIGEMRDLETARIAIQSALTGHLVLSTLHTNNAAGGITRLLDMGVEDYLLTSTINGILAQRLVRRLEPAHAERYRASAEEIEKFDLRRFQPEGEIHLYRPRPSEMSPTGYLGRTTIMEFLVMNDDLRRAIMRHAGIGELEQLARQHGMRTMYEDGIAKALAGVTTIEEVLRVTEDA from the coding sequence ATCCTGGCGGACGGAACGGACAGCCAGGACGCGCCAGCGGCCGAGGAGCGGGTGGTTGCGGCGCTGCTGGAGAAGGGCCGGCTGAAGGAGCCGGACCTGGCGCGCGCGCGACGCCTGCACGCCGAGACCGGCGGCAGCCTGCTCGGTCTCCTGGGCCGCCTGGGGCTAGTCTCCGAGCGCGACCACGCGGAAACCTGCGCGGAGGTCCTTGGCCTGCGGCTGCTGGCTGCAAGGCAGGTGCCTGACAACCCGCCCGAGCTGATCGACGATGCCCGGCCGCTGTCGGCGCGGTTCCTGCGCCAGTTCCACCTGTGCCCGCTGGGGGAGGCGCGCGGCCGGATCCTGGTCTGGATGGCCGATCCGTTCGACAGTTACGCGCGCGATGCGGTGAAGCTGGCCACCGGCCTGGAGGTGCAGCCGCTGGTGGGCCTGCGCTCGGCGATCGACGACCTCATCGAGCGCTGGCACGGCCAGGGCCGCAGCGCCATGGGCGCGATCGTGGAGTCGGTGGACGGCGACGGCGGCGACATGGACGACGTCGAGCACCTGCGCGACCTGGCCAGCGAGGCGCCGGTGATCCGGCTGGTGAACCTGGTGATCCAGCGCGCGGTGGAGCTGCGCGCATCCGACGTCCACATCGAGCCGTTCGAAAACCGGCTCAAGGTGCGCTACCGCATCGACGGCGTCCTCAACGAGGGCGAGAGCCCGCCGGCCAACCTCACCGCGGCGGTGATCAGCCGGATCAAGATCATGGCCCGGCTCAACATCGCCGAGCGCCGGCTGCCGCAGGACGGCCGGATCATGCTGCGGGTGCAGGGCAAGGAGCTGGACCTGCGCGTGAGCACGGTGCCCACCGCGCACGGCGAAAGCGTGGTGATGCGCCTGCTGGACCGCGAGACGGTCGTGTTCGATTTCGAGCGGCTGGGTTTCACCGGGCAGTTCCTGCCGCAGTTCCAGAAGGTCCTGGAGCAGCCGCATGGCATCCTGCTGGTGACCGGCCCCACCGGCTCGGGCAAGACCACCACGCTCTATACCGCGCTGTCCAAGCTCAACACGCCCGACGTCAAGATCATCACCGTCGAGGATCCGGTGGAATACCAGATCGAGGGCATCAACCAGATCCAGGCCAAGCCGCAGATCGGGCTGGATTTTGCCAATGCGCTGCGTTCGATCGTGCGCCAGGACCCGGACATCATCATGATCGGCGAGATGCGCGACCTGGAGACCGCGCGCATCGCCATCCAGTCGGCGCTCACCGGGCACCTGGTGCTCAGCACCCTGCACACCAACAACGCCGCCGGCGGCATCACCCGGCTGCTGGACATGGGCGTGGAGGATTACCTGCTCACCTCCACCATCAACGGCATCCTCGCCCAGCGCCTGGTGCGCCGCCTCGAGCCGGCGCACGCGGAGCGCTATCGCGCGTCAGCGGAGGAAATCGAGAAGTTCGATCTGCGCCGCTTCCAGCCCGAGGGAGAGATACACCTGTACCGCCCGCGGCCCTCGGAAATGTCGCCAACCGGCTACCTGGGCCGCACCACGATCATGGAATTCCTGGTGATGAACGACGACCTGCGCCGCGCCATCATGCGCCACGCAGGGATCGGCGAGCTGGAGCAGCTGGCGCGCCAGCACGGCATGCGCACGATGTACGAGGACGGCATCGCCAAGGCGCTTGCCGGTGTGACGACGATCGAGGAAGTGCTGCGGGTGACCGAAGATGCGTGA
- a CDS encoding PPC domain-containing protein: MPVTGIAGDAQSEQFWTINVPAGTASLNVQMAGGTGDADLYVRYGAQPTTTDYACRPYQFGNNETCTISNPTAGTWHIMIRGFSAFSGVSLTGSY; the protein is encoded by the coding sequence GTGCCGGTCACCGGGATTGCCGGCGATGCCCAGAGCGAACAGTTCTGGACCATCAACGTCCCGGCGGGCACCGCTTCGCTGAACGTGCAGATGGCGGGCGGCACCGGTGATGCGGACCTGTACGTGCGCTACGGCGCGCAGCCGACCACCACCGACTACGCCTGCCGTCCGTACCAGTTCGGCAACAACGAGACGTGCACGATCTCCAACCCCACGGCGGGGACGTGGCACATCATGATCCGCGGCTTCTCGGCCTTCAGCGGCGTGAGCCTGACCGGCAGCTACTGA